From the Desulfobacterales bacterium genome, the window TTTTTTAAGGTGAATTTTTAGGTCCGCAAAAGCATTTTCTACTACTTCTAATATAGGGTCATCAAATATAAGAAACATTTTTTTTATAAGACTTAAAGGCTCAAAAACGTAATTACTTCCAGAACAACTATAATTATTAGGGTATAAGTTCACTTTTTTTGGGGACTTCAATTTTTAATTCTCCTTAATAAATAAGTTTTAGATTATTGACTTTAATTCAAGAAATTTATTTGTAAAACAGTTATAAATAAATTTCAATAATATAATTAAAGGTTTTAAAGTTTATTGAGGGCTTTTTAGGATGGTATTGTAATTAACTTTAATGATTGATCCATGAAAATTGGGGAATTTTTTGTTCCCATTTCCATGCACTTAGCATCATTTCATCAATTGTTCTTTTTGGGATCCAATTTAATTCTCTCATGGCTTTATCATTATTAGCATAAATAGCAGGGATATCCCCTGCCCTACGTTGCCCAATTTCGTAGTTAAGTTTTTGATTAGTATTTCGCTCAAAAGCTTTAAGAGCTTCTAATACAGTTATTCCTGTGCCGGTTCCTAAATTAAAGGTTTCGCAACAAAGTTTTTGTTCAGATTTTTTTTGACGGATTAGATACTCCAATGATTTGGTGTGGGCTTCAGCAATGTCCATTACATGAATATAATCACGAATACATGTTCCATCGCTTGTTTCATAATCATTGCCGAATACTATAATTTTTGACTTTTTGCCTATAGCGCATTGCGTGATCACTGTAAATAAATTTGTAGATTTGTAAAAAGGTATTTCTCCAATAAAACCGCTTTCATGAGCTCCTACAGGGTTGAAATATCTTAATAAAACTGCCTTACATGGATTAGCGATAGAAAAATCGTATGTTATTTCTTCTCCCATTCGTTTAGTATTCGCATAGGGGGATTCTGGGTTTGATAAAGGCGTATCTTCTGTAACTGGAAGACGATTAACAATTCCATATACACTACAGGATGACGAATATATAAAATAAGGTATCTGAAATTTTTGAATATTTTTAAGTATGTTAAGTAAAGAAAATATATTGTTTTTATAATATAGCAATGGCTGATCTACAGATTCATCTACATTTTTGTAAGCTGCGAAATGAATTACAGCCTTTGCATCAGCATTTTCCTGAAATACTTGCTCAACTGCTTTAGCATCGCAAAGGTTGATAGGATAATTTTTAATGGTGTGTCCAGTTATATGTCTGGCTTCCTGGAGTATTTCTTTATATGAACGGCAGTTATTATCGATGCTTATAACTGAAAAACCTTTAGAAAGCAAATCAACGATAGTGTGAATTCCTATGTAACCAGCCCCCCCTGTTATTATAACTTTAAACATTATTTTTCTCACTTAATTTATAAATTTTAGAAAAATAAATAGGAATGATGTAATGGATAAAAAGGTTGGAAAAAATTCCAACCTTTTTTTGTTTATCAGACTATAATACTAAACAGTAGTTGGGAAATACCATGTTTCTTGCATCGCCGTTCTTTCCGCGGCGGTAAATACATAAGTTCTCATCTGATATATTTGAATACGAATTCCTGGTTG encodes:
- the galE gene encoding UDP-glucose 4-epimerase GalE, coding for MFKVIITGGAGYIGIHTIVDLLSKGFSVISIDNNCRSYKEILQEARHITGHTIKNYPINLCDAKAVEQVFQENADAKAVIHFAAYKNVDESVDQPLLYYKNNIFSLLNILKNIQKFQIPYFIYSSSCSVYGIVNRLPVTEDTPLSNPESPYANTKRMGEEITYDFSIANPCKAVLLRYFNPVGAHESGFIGEIPFYKSTNLFTVITQCAIGKKSKIIVFGNDYETSDGTCIRDYIHVMDIAEAHTKSLEYLIRQKKSEQKLCCETFNLGTGTGITVLEALKAFERNTNQKLNYEIGQRRAGDIPAIYANNDKAMRELNWIPKRTIDEMMLSAWKWEQKIPQFSWINH